One window of Candidatus Obscuribacterales bacterium genomic DNA carries:
- a CDS encoding allophycocyanin — MSIVTKSIVNADAEARYLSPGELDRIKAFVTSGESRLRIAQVLTESRERIIKQAG; from the coding sequence ATGAGTATTGTCACGAAATCAATCGTGAATGCCGACGCTGAGGCTCGTTACCTCAGCCCTGGCGAGCTAGATCGGATCAAAGCGTTCGTAACCTCCGGTGAAAGCCGTCTGCGGATTGCTCAAGTGCTAACGGAATCCCGTGAGCGCATCATCAAGCAAGCTGGCG